GTCTGCGATCTGCCTGACGAGAGTGTCCAGTGGGCGATTGACGGCTGCAACCTGCCCACGCCCGCTTTTCCGCTGGAGCGTCTGGCGCGGCTATATGCGAAGCTGGCCGACGCGGCCGCGCAACCCGCCGGAGAGGCCGCGTCTGCACGCAGCGCTGCGCTCGCGCGCATCTATCGTGCGATGACCGGCTATCCCGAGATGGTCGCAGGCGAAGGGCGCTTTTGTACCATGCTGATGCGCGCTTTCGACGGGGCGCTGGTCGCCAAGGTGGGAGCGGACGCGAGCTATGCGATCGGCGTCCGGCCGTCCGGGCAGACGGCGCGGCTGGGTGCGCACGGCGCGCTGGGAATCGCGGTGAAGGTGGAAGACGGCAATACGACGGTGCTTTACGCCATCGTGGCCGATCTGCTGGGCCAGCTCGACATCGGCACCGCCGCGCAACGCGCCGAGTTCGAAACCTTCCGCACCCCGCCGATGCGCAACACGATGGGCGTGGAGACCGGCCATCTGGCGCTGTCCGTCGCGCTCGAACCGGTTGGCGAGGCACGTTAGGCCCTAAGTCTCTATACCTTACCTGGCAGTCCGCGTGAGGGTAGAGAAGCCAGCGAGGCGCGGCACCGCTCGTGCCCGCCGCCGGAAGCCGCCACCCTGCCCTAATTGCACTTCACAATGGCCGACAGCGCCGATATATCGCGCCGCTCATCGCCGAGGCCCGGTGTTACGCTGAACCGATATCTATTGCCGGTCGAGCGCGAGCCGCGAAGCGGGGATGGGTTCGCGGCGCCGCATGCCTTCGGGCCGTGAACCCGGACACGGATTGCAGCGAGACCGCATCAGGAGGCGCTGCGATGAAAATGACGATCCCGATGAGCCTGGCGCTGTTGACCTTGAGCGGCGCCGCTTCGGCGTGGCAGCCCGTGGTTTACCCGGTCCGCAGCCAGAGCGCATCGCAGCAGAGCGTCGACGCCGCCACCTGCTACAGCACGGCAAGCCGTCAGTCCGGCGTCAACATCACGCGTGAAGCCCAGTCGCCGATGCGTCCGAAGCTCGCCTCGGGCGCCGTAGGGATTGGCGGGGCGGGCCAGGTGTCGCAACCGCCGCTCCCCGCAAGCGGTACGACGGCGGCCAGTGGTAGCGTGCCGGCCAGCGCGGCGATGGCAACTGCGGCGCCGGCTAGCGCCAGCGGTACACCCGCCGCCGCGGCGCAGGCCAGTGAGCCGATGCCCAAAACCGACAAGAACGGCGTGCCGGAACTGGGTGGTGCCAGCGAGCCGCTCACCGAGGCCGAAGTCAAAGCGCCGCCGATGCCGCCACCTGAACCGCCGATGACGCGCTACTGGCGCGCCTACGCAACCTGCATGCAAGGGCGCGGCTACACCGTGCAGTGAAGGCGGGTTATTCGCTGCTGGTCCATTCCACGTTTGCCCCGACCGAGCGCAGGTTTTCCACGAAGTGCGGATGCGCGCGGCGGATCGGCAACGCGTTCATGATTTCCGAACGGCCCTCGATGCTGGCGGCGACCATCAGCAGCGCGATCGCCACGCGAATGATGTACGGACTTTCGACTCGAGCCGGACTCAACGTCAAACCGCCAAACGTGATCAGCCGATGCGGGTCGGACAGGAACACGTGCGCACCGAACTTGGAGAGTTCGCCGGACCAGCCCATGGCGCCGTCATACACCTTGTTCCAGAACATCGCGCTGCCTTCGGCCTTCACGCCAAGGGCGATGAAGATAGGCAGCAGATCCACCGGCAGATACGGCCAGGGCGCCGCTTCCACCTTGGTGAGGATGTTCTGCGTGAACGGCCGGCGGACCTTCAACGGCCCTTCGCGAAGCGCGCGGGACCAGCCGTCGCGATGCTCCACTTCCACGCCGAACTTGGCGAACGTCCGGTCGATCAGCGGGAACTGCTCGGGCGCGGTATTCCGCACCACGATGTCGCCGCCGGTAATCGCACCCAGCGCCAGAAACGTGGCGATTTCGTGGAAATCCTCGCTGAAGCGGAACTCGCCGCCGCCGAGCGGCTTGCCGCCCGACACGCTGAGACGCGAGGTGCCGATACCTTCGATCTCGACACCCAGCATCGCGAGGAAGCGGCAAAACTCCTGCACGTGCGGCTCGGACGCAGCATTGACCAGCGTCGACGTGCCCTTCGCCGATGCCGCGCACAAAACGAAGTTCTCGGTCGTGGTGACCGACGCGTAGTCCAGCCAATGCTGATTCGCGCTCATCTGCGTCTCGGCGCGCACGATCAGCGAATCCGCCGTGCGTGCGACCCGTGCGCCGAAGCGCTCGAACACCTCGACGTGCGGGTCGATCTCGCGCACGCCGAGCGTGCAACCCTTCACGTCGTTCTCGAGACGCGCCACGCCGAAACGCGCCAGCAACGGCGGGACGAGCATGATCGACGAACGCATCTCCTCCGGCAACTTGTGCGCGACGGGATCGAACGCGGTGGCGTGATGATGCAATTCGAGAATGCCGGTGCCGAAGTCCATCGACACTTCGCTGCCGAGCATGCGGAAGATGTCGAGAATCTTCTTGACGTCGGTGATCTCGGGGACGCCGATCAGGCGCAACGGCTGGCAGGTCAGCAACGTGGCGCAAAGAATCGGCAGGACAGCGTTTTTATTGGCGGATGGCTCGATCTCGCCGCGTAACGGGAGACCGCCATGAACGATCAGGTTCGACATGTTCGGGAGGTGCTGAAAAGAGGGGACGTGAGGCCGATATCATGCCACCGCGCGGGCCGCGCCGCTGAACGGAAACATCCGATTTTTGCGTTATAT
Above is a genomic segment from Paraburkholderia phenazinium containing:
- a CDS encoding UDP-N-acetylglucosamine 1-carboxyvinyltransferase — translated: MSNLIVHGGLPLRGEIEPSANKNAVLPILCATLLTCQPLRLIGVPEITDVKKILDIFRMLGSEVSMDFGTGILELHHHATAFDPVAHKLPEEMRSSIMLVPPLLARFGVARLENDVKGCTLGVREIDPHVEVFERFGARVARTADSLIVRAETQMSANQHWLDYASVTTTENFVLCAASAKGTSTLVNAASEPHVQEFCRFLAMLGVEIEGIGTSRLSVSGGKPLGGGEFRFSEDFHEIATFLALGAITGGDIVVRNTAPEQFPLIDRTFAKFGVEVEHRDGWSRALREGPLKVRRPFTQNILTKVEAAPWPYLPVDLLPIFIALGVKAEGSAMFWNKVYDGAMGWSGELSKFGAHVFLSDPHRLITFGGLTLSPARVESPYIIRVAIALLMVAASIEGRSEIMNALPIRRAHPHFVENLRSVGANVEWTSSE
- a CDS encoding asparaginase, whose translation is MTAGATGPIAATTYRGDAIENTHRAHVAVVDAQGRLLYAFGDPARMTLARSAAKPAQALAVLETGALERFGFEEADLALMCGSHSSEERHIERARRMIAKAHASEADLRCGGHPPISDAVYRSWIKRDFTPGAVCSNCSGKHAGMLAGAQALGAAVQDYHRPDHPLQVHVKHTVAEVCDLPDESVQWAIDGCNLPTPAFPLERLARLYAKLADAAAQPAGEAASARSAALARIYRAMTGYPEMVAGEGRFCTMLMRAFDGALVAKVGADASYAIGVRPSGQTARLGAHGALGIAVKVEDGNTTVLYAIVADLLGQLDIGTAAQRAEFETFRTPPMRNTMGVETGHLALSVALEPVGEAR